One genomic segment of Brassica napus cultivar Da-Ae chromosome A3, Da-Ae, whole genome shotgun sequence includes these proteins:
- the LOC125592862 gene encoding uncharacterized protein LOC125592862: MGKDDNPSPGETGAAVTDPARECEGKGACEFKQTRCADTIMPHILNLYGACAKANDFDMYAPNASFEDPLTHAQGVKQIKSAFYSLAKVFGESKIVEYQVQESDIAPGKKEILIDNKQHYKIMGKDIDMISLIKLSVENGKIVRHEDWWDKKPLRNRDTVSFPLVGRFMEMGRRGMMLATHAMMGFGKDPDSH; this comes from the exons ATGGGGAAAGACGATAATCCGAGTCCAG GTGAGACTGGAGCGGCGGTGACAGATCCGGCAAGGGAATGCGAGGGAAAAGGAGCTTGTGAATTCAAACAGACTCGTTGCGCTGATACAATCATGCCTCATATCCTCAACTT GTATGGGGCATGTGCAAAAGCCAACGACTTTGACATGTACGCGCCAAATGCTTCTTTTGAGGACCCTTTAACACATGCTCAAGG GGTGAAGCAAATCAAATCAGCATTTTACTCATTAGCTAAG GTGTTTGGTGAGTCGAAGATAGTTGAATACCAGGTTCAAGAAAGTGATATCGCACCAGGGAAGAAAGAG ATACTAATCGACAACAAACAACACTACAAGATCATGGGAAAGGACATAGATATGATCTCTCTCATTAAACTCTCTGTTGAGAACGGGAAGATTGTCCGACACGAAGACTG GTGGGACAAAAAACCTCTGAGGAACAGAGACACGGTTAGCTTCCCATTAGTCGGTCGGTTTATGGAGATGGGTCGTAGAGGCATGATGCTAGCTACTCATGCCATGATGGGTTTTGGTAAAGATCCTGACTCACACTGA
- the LOC106382998 gene encoding pentatricopeptide repeat-containing protein At5g04780, mitochondrial-like, with protein MCMPRSFQLSGLIGSQLNIIDLKLGRINNGADLRSILDKRLNTFVLLGLKLRKNLLVFTMNFLRQCRILPRRIHACSLSRNLSVLVTYEQDDCSLERYNNEFWNRNVVQASDFIEILQLCARNGNVLEAKACHGKIIRLEMHEDVITLSNVLINSYSKCGFAELARKVFDGMRERSLVSWNTMIGLYTRNKMELEALNMFSEMRKEGVEFSEFTISSVLSACSGVNCGALECKQLHCLSLKACLDTHVYVGTALLDLYAKCGMMKDSVQVFEFMQEKSSVTWSSMVAGYVQNKRYEEALLLYRRGQRMSLEKNQFTLSSVICACSNLAALIEGKQMHAVIYKTGYASNVFVASSVVDMYAKCGGLRESYIIFSEVGEKNIELWNTIISGFAKHARPKEVMILFEKMQQDGMRPNEVTFSSLLSVCAHTGLVEEGRRFFRFMRSKYGVSPNVVHYSCMVDVLGRAGLLSEAYELIKSIPFDPTASIWGSLLASCRVYKNLELAEVAAEKLFSLEPENAGNHVLLSNIYAANNHWEDIVKSRKLLRDSEVKKVRGKSWIEIKDKVHVFSVGESGHPRIREICLKLDSLVIELRKFGYKPRVEHELHDVEERKKEELLMQHSEKLALVFGIMCLPEGSSVRIMKNLRICVDCHEFMKAASMATGRLIIVRDVNRFHHFSDGQCSCGEFW; from the coding sequence ATGTGCATGCCTAGAAGTTTTCAACTTAGTGGGCTAATAGGGTCTCAGCTTAACATTATCGATTTAAAATTAGGCCGTATAAATAATGGGGCTGATCTTAGGTCCATACTGGATAAAAGATTAAACACCTTTGTACTCCTCGGTCTCAAACTAAGGAAGAACCTACTTGTGTTCACGATGAACTTCTTGAGACAATGCAGAATCTTACCCAGAAGAATCCATGCGTGTTCTCTTTCTCGAAATCTCTCTGTATTGGTTACCTATGAGCAGGATGATTGTTCACTAGAACGATATAACAATGAGTTTTGGAATCGTAACGTGGTTCAAGCTTCGGACTTTATCGAAATTCTGCAGCTTTGTGCTAGAAATGGAAACGTTCTTGAAGCCAAAGCTTGCCACGGGAAGATTATCCGTCTTGAGATGCATGAAGATGTCATTACTCTGTCGAATGTTCTTATCAACTCTTATTCCAAATGTGGCTTTGCTGAGCTTGCACGCAAAGTGTTCGATGGAATGCGTGAGAGAAGCTTGGTTTCTTGGAACACCATGATTGGTTTGTATACACGGAACAAAATGGAGTTAGAAGCATTGAATATGTTCTCGGAGATGCGGAAAGAAGGAGTTGAGTTTAGCGAGTTCACGATCTCGAGCGTTCTTTCCGCTTGTAGTGGAGTGAACTGCGGTGCCTTGGAATGCAAGCAACTGCACTGTTTGTCACTCAAAGCGTGTCTCGACACGCACGTGTACGTTGGAACTGCTTTGCTTGATCTCTACGCAAAGTGCGGGATGATGAAGGACTCAGTGCAGGTTTTCGAGTTTATGCAGGAGAAAAGCTCAGTAACATGGAGTTCAATGGTAGCAGGTTATGTACAGAACAAACGTTACGAAGAGGCTTTGCTTCTCTACCGTCGAGGTCAGAGGATGAGCCTAGAGAAGAATCAGTTCACGTTATCTTCGGTAATCTGCGCTTGCTCGAATCTGGCGGCTTTAATAGAAGGGAAACAGATGCATGCTGTTATATATAAGACCGGGTATGCTTCTAATGTCTTTGTGGCATCCTCTGTTGTTGATATGTATGCTAAATGCGGAGGCTTGAGAGAGTCTTACATCATCTTCTCTGAAGTGGGAGAGAAGAATATTGAGCTTTGGAACACGATTATCTCCGGGTTTGCGAAGCACGCTCGTCCAAAGGAAGTGATGATCTTGTTTGAGAAGATGCAGCAAGATGGGATGCGACCGAACGAGGTTACTTTTAGCTCCTTGTTATCTGTTTGTGCTCATACGGGTTTGGTGGAGGAAGGAAGGAGGTTTTTCAGATTCATGAGAAGTAAGTACGGTGTATCTCCGAATGTGGTTCATTACTCTTGTATGGTTGATGTTCTTGGTCGTGCTGGGCTACTGTCTGAAGCGTATGAGTTGATAAAGTCTATTCCTTTTGATCCCACTGCTTCCATATGGGgctctcttcttgcttcttgTCGAGTCTACAAGAATCTGGAGCTGGCAGAGGTTGCAGCTGAGAAACTGTTCAGTTTAGAGCCAGAGAATGCGGGTAATCACGTCTTGCTATCCAACATATACGCAGCAAACAATCACTGGGAGGACATTGTTAAATCAAGAAAGCTTCTCAGAGACAGCGAAGTGAAGAAAGTGAGAGGGAAAAGTTGGATTGAGATCAAGGACAAGGTCCACGTTTTCAGCGTTGGAGAGAGCGGTCATCCGAGAATCCGCGAGATCTGTTTGAAGCTAGACAGTCTGGTGATCGAATTGAGGAAGTTTGGATATAAACCAAGAGTAGAACATGAGCTGCACGACGTGGAGGAGAGGAAGAAAGAGGAGCTTCTGATGCAGCACAGCGAGAAGCTAGCTTTGGTTTTTGGTATAATGTGTTTGCCAGAGGGCTCTAGTGTTAGGATCATGAAGAACCTGAGGATCTGTGTGGACTGTCATGAGTTCATGAAGGCTGCATCGATGGCTACAggaagattaatcattgttagagatGTTAATAGGTTTCACCATTTCAGTGATGGTCAATGTTCTTGTGGAGAATTTTGGTGA
- the LOC106428191 gene encoding lysosomal beta glucosidase-like, protein MSKVPVRILLWMCCCVWVCNGQGEYVLYKDPKQKVSDRVVDLLGRMTLEEKIGQMVQIDRSVATVNIMRDYFIGSVLSGGGSAPLPEATAQNWVDMINEYQKGALVSRLGIPMIYGIDAVHGHNNVFNATIFPHNVGLGATRDPDLVKRIGAATAVEVRATGIPYTFAPCIAVCRDPRWGRCYESYGEDHKVVENMTDIILGLQGEPPSNYKHGVPFVGGKDKVAACAKHYVGDGGTTRGINENNTVTDLHSLLSIHMPAYADAIYKGVSTVMVSYSSWNGEKMHANTKLITGYLKGTLKFKGFVISDWQGVDKISSPPHSNYTASVRAAIEAGIDMVMVPFNFTEFVNDLTSLVKNKVIPVTRIDDAVRRILRVKFTMGLFENPLADYSFSNELGSQAHRDLAREAVRKSLVLLKNGNKTNPMLPLPRKVSKILVTGTHADNLGYQCGGWTITWQGFNGNKDTRGTTILGAVKSAVDKTTEVIFNENPDAEFLKSNNFSYAIIAVGEPPYAETAGDNDKLTMMDPGPAIVTSTCQTVKCVVVVVSGRPLVMEPYVDSIEALVAAWLPGTEGQGVADALFGDHGFSGKLPVTWFRNTEQLPMNFGDSHYDPLFAFGTGLETESVVSTVARSTSGSAAGAKPSLITVLVCLFFFPSLSWGLRR, encoded by the exons ATGAGCAAAGTTCCAGTAAGGATCCTTCTATggatgtgttgttgtgtgtggGTTTGTAATGGGCAGGGAGAGTATGTGCTCTACAAGGATCCCAAACAGAAGGTCTCAGATCGAGTTGTTGATTTGCTGGGTAGAATGACTCTCGAAGAGAAGATTGGCCAGATGGTTCAGATTGACAGAAGTGTTGCCACTGTCAACATCATGAGAGACTACTTCATTGGCAGTGTCTTGAGTGGTGGTGGGAGTGCTCCACTCCCTGAAGCAACTGCTCAGAACTGGGTTGATATGATCAATGAGTATCAGAAAGGAGCTCTTGTCAGCCGTTTGGGCATTCCTATGATATATGGCATTGATGCTGTTCACGGCCATAACAATGTCTTCAACGCTACCATCTTCCCTCACAATGTTGGCCTTGGAGCCACCAGGGATCCTGATCTGGTTAAGAGGATTGGAGCAGCAACTGCAGTCGAAGTCAGAGCCACTGGAATCCCATACACATTTGCTCCTTGCATTGCA GTTTGTAGAGATCCAAGATGGGGAAGGTGTTATGAGAGCTACGGAGAGGATCACAAAGTTGTGGAGAACATGACTGACATCATACTTGGCTTACAAGGAGAGCCTCCTTCTAACTATAAGCATGGAGTTCCCTTCGTTGGTGGAAA GGACAAAGTTGCAGCTTGTGCCAAGCATTATGTGGGAGATGGTGGGACAACCAGAGGAATAAACGAGAACAACACAGTCACTGATCTACACAGTCTCCTCAGCATTCACATGCCTGCTTATGCTGATGCAATTTACAAAGGCGTTTCCACGGTTATGGTTTCTTATTCTAGCTGGAACGGTGAGAAGATGCATGCTAATACAAAGCTCATCACAGGGTATCTCAAGGGTACCCTTAAGTTTAAG GGTTTTGTTATTTCGGATTGGCAAGGCGTTGATAAGATCTCTTCACCTCCACATTCGAACTACACGGCTTCTGTCCGAGCTGCTATTGAAGCTGGGATAGATATGGTCATGGTCCCTTTCAACTTTACTGAGTTTGTCAATGATCTCACCTCCTTGGTGAAGAACAAAGTGATTCCTGTCACCAGGATTGATGATGCTGTCAGAAGAATCCTGCGTGTCAAGTTCACAATGGGTCTCTTTGAGAACCCTTTAGCTGATTACAGCTTCTCCAATGAGCTAGGAAGCCAG GCACATAGAGACTTGGCAAGGGAAGCTGTGAGAAAATCACTTGTGCTGCTGAAAAACGGGAACAAGACCAATCCTATGCTCCCACTTCCCAGGAAGGTTTCGAAGATCCTAGTCACTGGCACTCACGCTGATAATTTAGGTTATCAGTGTGGTGGTTGGACCATAACTTGGCAAGGGTTTAACGGTAACAAGGACACGAGAG GGACTACGATTCTTGGCGCTGTAAAATCAGCTGTTGATAAAACCACTGAAGTTATCTTCAACGAGAATCCAGACGCTGAGTTCCTCAAATCCAACAACTTCTCTTACGCAATCATCGCTGTTGGTGAACCTCCATACGCAGAGACAGCGGGAGACAACGACAAGCTAACCATGATGGACCCCGGTCCAGCCATCGTGACCTCCACTTGTCAAACTGTCAAATGTGTGGTTGTGGTCGTTTCAGGGAGGCCGCTTGTGATGGAGCCTTACGTTGACTCGATAGAGGCATTGGTTGCAGCTTGGCTACCGGGAACAGAAGGCCAAGGTGTCGCTGATGCTCTCTTTGGAGACCATGGCTTCAGTGGGAAGCTTCCTGTTACGTGGTTTAGAAACACGGAGCAGTTGCCTATGAACTTTGGAGATTCGCATTATGATCCGCTCTTTGCTTTTGGGACTGGTCTTGAAACTGAGTCTGTTGTGAGCACTGTTGCTAG GTCAACCTCAGGTTCTGCTGCTGGCGCAAAGCCAAGCTTAATCACAGTCCTTGTTTGTCTGTTTTTCTTCCCAAG CTTGAGCTGGGGTTTGAGGAGATGA
- the LOC106428202 gene encoding calcium-dependent protein kinase 1-like has translation MGNTCVGPSRNGFLHSVSAAMWRPRDDADDSVSQTNGDSVSGELRSPLPSEVLNKPPEQLTMPKPGGTNIEIEIHPESKLETQEVTKPEETKEETPAKPPKKPKHMKRVTSAGLRTESVLQRKTENFKEFYSLGRKLGQGQFGTTFLCVEKSTGKEFACKSIAKRKLLTDEDVEDVRREIQIMHHLSGHQNVISIKGAYEDVVAVHLVMECCAGGELFDRIIQRGHYTERKAAELTRTIVGVVEACHSLGVMHRDLKPENFLFVSKDEDSLLKTIDFGLSMFFKPDDVFTDVVGSPYYVAPEVLRKQYGPEADVWSAGVIVYILLSGVPPFWAESEQGIFEQVLHGDLDFSSDPWPSISESAKDLVRKMLVRDPKKRLTAHQVLCHPWVQVDGVAPDKPLDSAVLSRMKQFSAMNKFKKMALRVIAESLSEEEIAGLKEMFNMIDADKSGQITFEELKAGLKRVGANLKESEILDLMQAADVDNSGTIDYKEFIAATLHLNKIEREDHLFAAFTYFDKDGSGYITPDELQQACEEFGVEDVRIEEMMRDVDQDNDGRIDYNEFVAMMQKGSMTGGGGPVKMGGLEKSFSNIALKL, from the exons ATGGGTAATACTTGTGTTGGACCAAGCAGAAATGGGTTCCTTCACTCTGTTTCCGCCGCCATGTGGCGGCCACGAGATGATGCAGATGATTCGGTTTCTCAGACCAATGGAGATTCTGTTTCAGGAGAGCTTCGATCTCCATTGCCTAGTGAAGTCCTGAATAAACCTCCTGAACAGCTCACAATGCCAAAGCCAGGTGGCACTAACATTGAGATAGAGATTCACCCTGAAAGTAAGCTAGAAACGCAAGAGGTGACTAAGCCAGAGGAGACCAAGGAGGAGACTCCAGCTAAGCCCCCTAAGAAGCCCAAACACATGAAGAGAGTGACCAGCGCAGGCCTCAGGACCGAGTCAGTGCTCCAAAGAAAAACCGAAAACTTCAAGGAGTTCTACTCCTTGGGAAGAAAACTCGGACAAGGCCAATTCGGAACCACTTTCCTCTGCGTGGAGAAGTCCACAGGAAAGGAGTTCGCCTGCAAGTCCATCGCCAAAAGAAAGCTATTAACCGACGAGGACGTGGAAGACGTGAGAAGAGAGATTCAGATAATGCACCACTTGTCCGGTCACCAGAACGTTATATCCATCAAAGGAGCGTACGAGGACGTTGTGGCAGTGCACTTAGTGATGGAGTGCTGCGCGGGCGGCGAGCTTTTCGATAGGATTATCCAGAGGGGTCATTACACTGAGAGGAAAGCCGCTGAGCTGACGAGAACTATTGTTGGTGTTGTGGAGGCTTGTCATTCTCTTGGTGTTATGCATAGAGACCTCAAGCCTGAGAACTTTTTGTTTGTTAGTAAAGACGAAGATTCGCTGTTGAAGACTATTGATTTTGGATTGTCTATGTTCTTTAAACCAG ATGATGTGTTTACAGATGTTGTTGGTAGTCCGTACTATGTAGCTCCTGAAGTTTTGAGGAAGCAGTATGGTCCTGAAGCTGATGTGTGGAGTGCTGGAGTGattgtttatattttgttaagtGGAGTTCCTCCTTTCTGGGCTG AGTCAGAACAAGGTATATTCGAACAGGTTCTCCACGGTGATCTTGACTTCTCATCTGATCCCTGGCCAAGCATATCTGAAAGCGCAAAAGACTTGGTGAGGAAAATGCTTGTTAGGGATCCCAAGAAGAGACTAACGGCACACCAAGTACTAT GTCACCCATGGGTACAAGTGGACGGCGTGGCTCCAGACAAGCCTCTGGATTCTGCTGTACTCAGCCGTATGAAGCAATTCTCCGCAATGAACAAGTTCAAGAAAATGGCTCTTAGA GTGATTGCTGAGAGCTTGTCTGAAGAAGAAATAGCAGGCTTGAAAGAAATGTTTAATATGATAGATGCGGACAAGAGCGGTCAGATAACATTCGAAGAACTGAAGGCAGGACTGAAACGAGTAGGTGCTAATCTCAAAGAGTCTGAGATTCTCGACTTGATGCAAGCT GCGGATGTGGACAACAGTGGAACGATAGACTACAAAGAGTTCATAGCGGCGACGTTGCATCTAaacaaaatagagagagaggacCATTTGTTTGCAGCGTTTACGTACTTCGACAAAGATGGGAGCGGTTATATAACACCGGACGAGTTACAGCAAGCGTGTGAGGAGTTTGGTGTTGAGGATGTCCGTATAGAAGAAATGATGCGTGATGTTGATCAAGACAAT GACGGGAGAATAGACTATAACGAGTTTGTGGCGATGATGCAAAAGGGAAGCATGACAGGAGGAGGAGGTCCAGTGAAGATGGGAGGACTAGAGAAAAGCTTTAGCAATATTGCTCTTAAACTCTGA
- the LOC106428238 gene encoding vacuolar protein sorting-associated protein 60.2, with translation MKRIFGAKNNKEPPPSIQDASDRINKRGESVEDKVKRLDAELCKYKDQIKRTRPGPAQEAIKARAMRVLKQKKMYEGQRDMLYNQTFNLDQVSFAAEGLKDAQQTMTALKSANKELKGMMKTVKIQDIDNLQDEMMDLMDVSSEIQDSLGRSYNVPDDIDEDDLMGELDALEADMGNETEADGVPSYLQPDTEPDLDEGLDLPPPPTGRTQTAGAQPGRAQAEDEWGLPAVPRASLRG, from the exons ATGAAGAGAATATTCGGTGCAAAGAACAACAAAGAGCCTCCACCTTCCATCCAAGATGCCTCTGATCGG atcaaTAAAAGAGGAGAATCAGTTGAAGATAAGGTGAAGAGGCTTGACGCTGAGCTCTGCAAGTACAAGGACCAGATCAAAAGGACACGACCTGGTCCTGCTCAGGAAGCTATCAAAGCTCGTGCTATGCGAGTTCTCAAGCAAAAGAAAAT gTATGAAGGACAACGTGACATGCTTTATAATCAGACTTTCAACCTTGATCAAGTTTCTTTTGCTGCTGAAGGACTCAAAGATGCTCAACAGACT ATGACAGCGTTGAAGTCTGCTAACAAGGAGTTGAAAGGGATGATGAAAACCGTCAAGATTCAAGACATTGAT AATTTACAAGATGAGATGATGGACTTGATGGATGTGAGTTCCGAAATTCAAGATTCACTCGGTAGGAGCTACAATGTTCCTGATGACATTGACGAAGATGACCTCATGGGCG AGCTTGATGCTCTTGAAGCTGACATGGGAAACGAGACTGAAGCAGACGGTGTGCCTTCCTATCTCCAACCCGATACGGAGCCTGATCTTGATGAAGGGCTTGACTTGCCTCCACCACCAACGGGGAGGACACAAACAGCCGGAGCTCAACCTGGACGAGCTCAGGCTGAGGATGAATGGGGATTACCTGCGGTACCACGTGCATCACTTCGGGGATAA
- the LOC106428248 gene encoding 40S ribosomal protein S17-2 has protein sequence MGRVRTKTVKKSSRQVIEKYYSRMTLDFHTNKKILEEVAIIPSKRLRNKIAGFSTHLMKRIQKGPVRGISLKLQEEERERRMDFVPDESAIKTDVIKVDKETLEMLASLGMSDTSGISEVEPQAAPTFSRPPRRF, from the coding sequence ATGGGGCGTGTCCGAACCAAGACCGTGAAGAAATCATCTCGCCAAGTCATCGAGAAGTACTACTCTCGCATGACACTCGACTTCCACACCAACAAGAAGATCCTCGAAGAAGTCGCCATCATCCCTTCGAAGCGTCTCCGCAACAAGATCGCTGGATTCTCCACCCACTTGATGAAGCGTATCCAGAAGGGACCGGTCCGTGGCATCTCTCTCAAGCTTCAAGAGGAAGAGCGCGAGCGCCGCATGGACTTTGTCCCCGACGAGTCTGCTATCAAGACCGATGTGATCAAGGTCGACAAGGAGACTCTGGAGATGCTTGCTTCCCTTGGCATGTCTGACACTAGTGGCATCTCTGAAGTCGAGCCACAGGCTGCACCTACTTTCAGCAGGCCACCAAGAAGGTTCTGA
- the LOC106428278 gene encoding uncharacterized protein LOC106428278 produces MSSARYAIARLGLARSLGESQVGASRSVGSVRCFSDDKGRVLSDEERAKETIYIQKMEKEILERKKKLEQQKTDNEKGSAGKKPEDKKP; encoded by the exons ATGTCTTCGGCTCGTTATGCGATCGCACGGCTAGGTCTGGCTCGATCCTTAGGGGAGAGTCAGGTTGGTGCATCTCGCTCTGTTGGATCGGTTCGTTGCTTCAGCGACGACAAAGGTCGTGTGCTTAGCGATGAGGAACGTGCCAAAGAGACCATTTACATCCAG aaaATGGAGAAGGAGATacttgagaggaagaagaaactcGAGCAACAGAAGACAGATAATGAGAAAGGAAGTGCAGGAAAG AAGCCAGAGGATAAGAAGCCATGA
- the LOC106428257 gene encoding cationic amino acid transporter 6, chloroplastic has product MEVQSSNNGGHSSFSSLRVYLNSLSSTPSRLARRAVSVSTSSDEMSRVRAVSGEHMRRTLRWYDLIGLGIGGMVGAGVFVTTGRASRLYAGPSIVVSYAIAGLCALLSAFCYTEFAVHLPVAGGAFSYIRITFGEFPAFFTGANLVLDYVMSNAAVSRSFTAYLGTAFGISTHKWRFVVSALPGGFNEIDPVAVVVVLAITVIICCSTRESSKVNMIMTAFHIAFIVFVIVMGFLRGDSKNLTSPAKPEHPSGFFPFGAAGVFNGAAMVYLSYIGYDAVSTMAEEVKNPVKDIPVGVSGSVAIVTVLYCLMAVSMSMLLPYDLIDPEAPFSAAFRGSNGWEWVTKVVGIGASFGILTSLLVAMLGQARYMCVIGRSRVVPVWFAKIHHRTSTPVNASSFLGIFTAVLALFTDLNILLNLVSIGTLFVFYMVANALIFKRYVPVGPTKPWPTLTFLTLFSTISLVFTLIWQLAPQGKVKAFMLGASAVVAIAIVLIFHYLVPQANKPELWGVPFMPWTPCVSIFLNIFLLGSLDAPSYVRFGFFSGLIVLVYLFYGVHASSDAEANGSFGVKEDGQVLKELTEV; this is encoded by the exons ATGGAGGTGCAGAGCAGCAACAATGGCGGACACTCTTCCTTCTCCAGCCTCCGCGTCTACCTTAACTCCCTCTCCTCCACGCCTTCCCGCTTAGCCCGCCGCGCCGTCTCCGTCTCCACCTCCTCCGACGAGATGAGCCGCGTCCGCGCCGTCTCCGGCGAGCACATGCGCCGTACGCTCCGGTGGTACGATCTCATTGGCCTCGGAATCGGCGGAATGGTCGGCGCCGGCGTCTTCGTCACCACCGGCCGCGCGAGCCGCCTCTACGCCGGCCCCTCGATCGTCGTCTCCTACGCCATCGCCGGCCTCTGCGCTCTCCTCTCCGCCTTCTGCTACACCGAGTTCGCCGTGCACCTCCCCGTCGCCGGCGGCGCCTTCAGCTACATCCGCATCACGTTCGGCGAGTTTCCGGCCTTCTTCACCGGAGCGAATCTCGTCCTGGACTACGTGATGTCGAACGCCGCCGTCTCGAGGAGCTTCACGGCGTACTTGGGAACCGCCTTCGGGATCTCGACTCACAAATGGCGCTTCGTCGTCTCTGCCCTCCCCGGCGGGTTCAACGAGATCGATCCCGTCGCCGTCGTCGTGGTCCTCGCGATCACCGTCATCATCTGCTGCAGCACGAGGGAGAGCTCGAAGGTGAACATGATCATGACGGCATTTCACATCGCGTTCATAGTGTTCGTGATCGTGATGGGGTTCTTGAGAGGAGACTCGAAGAATCTGACTTCTCCGGCGAAACCGGAGCATCCGTCGGGGTTTTTCCCGTTCGGAGCGGCGGGTGTTTTCAACGGAGCCGCCATGGTTTACCTGAGCTATATAGGATACGACGCCGTTTCGACCATGGCGGAAGAAGTGAAAAACCCGGTTAAGGACATACCGGTCGGTGTCTCCGGTTCAGTGGCCATCGTTACGGTTCTCTACTGCCTCATGGCCGTCTCCATGTCAATGCTCCTCCCATACGATCTG ATAGATCCGGAGGCGCCGTTTTCCGCGGCGTTCAGAGGATCCAACGGCTGGGAGTGGGTGACGAAAGTGGTGGGGATAGGAGCAAGCTTTGGGATCTTAACATCACTTTTGGTGGCCATGTTAGGTCAAGCTCGGTACATGTGTGTCATCGGACGGTCCAGAGTGGTCCCCGTTTGGTTCGCTAAGATTCATCACAGAACATCTACGCCAGTCAACGCCTCCTCTTTTCTTG GCATTTTCACGGCGGTTCTTGCCCTCTTTACCGACCTTAACATCCTACTAAACCTAGTATCCATTGGAACCCTATTCGTCTTCTACATGGTCGCAAACGCTCTCATTTTCAAGCGTTATGTTCCAGTAGGACCCACCAAGCCATGGCCGACACTCACTTTTCTCACACTGTTCTCCACCATCTCTCTTGTCTTCACCCTCATCTGGCAACTTGCGCCACAAGGGAAGGTCAAGGCTTTCATGCTCGGTGCAAGTGCGGTGGTGGCTATAGCCATCGTGCTTATTTTCCATTATTTGGTCCCTCAGGCGAACAAACCTGAGTTATGGGGTGTCCCCTTCATGCCATGGACCCCGTGTGTGTCGATTTTCTTGAACATATTCTTGCTTGGTTCGTTGGACGCACCGTCGTATGTCCGGTTTGGGTTCTTCTCCGGTTTGATCGTGCttgtgtatttgttttatggTGTTCATGCCAGCTCTGACGCTGAAGCGAATGGGTCTTTTGGTGTGAAAGAAGATGGACAAGTCTTGAAAGAACTAACTGAAGTGTGA
- the LOC106428268 gene encoding transcription factor DIVARICATA-like, which yields MASSQWTRSEDKMFEQALVLFPEGSPNRWERIADQLNKSAGEVREHYEALVHDVLEIDSGRVDVPDYMDDSAAGWDSAGQISFGSKHGEGERKRGTPWSENEHKLFLIGLKRYGKGDWRSISRNVVVTRTPTQVASHAQKYFLRQNSVKKERKRSSIHDITTVDTNLAMPGSNMDWTGQQESSQHQQQQSMSEFGQELTPGGHYEEFGYRM from the exons ATGGCGTCGAGTCAGTGGACGAGGTCAGAGGATAAGATGTTTGAGCAAGCTTTGGTGCTTTTCCCCGAAGGATCTCCCAATCGGTGGGAGAGAATCGCCGATCAGCTCAACAAATCGGCTGGTGAAGTTAGGGAGCATTACGAGGCGTTGGTGCACGACGTCTTGGAGATCGATTCCGGCCGAGTCGATGTCCCTGATTACATGGATGACTCTGCGGCGGGTTGGGACTCAGCTGGTCAGATCTCGTTTGGTTCTAAACACGGCGAGGGGGAAAGGAAACGAGGAACTCCTTGGTCGGAAAACGAACACAA ATTGTTTCTGATTGGATTAAAGAGATATGGTAAAGGAGACTGGAGGAGCATATCGAGGAACGTGGTGGTCACTAGGACACCTACGCAAGTCGCCAGCCATGCTCAGAAATATTTCCTTAGACAGAACTCGGTgaagaaggagaggaagaggtCGAGCATACACGACATAACTACGGTGGATACTAATTTAGCCATGCCTGGTTCCAACATGGACTGGACTGGCCAGCAGGAGAGCTCTCAGCATCAGCAGCAGCAGAGCATGTCGGAGTTTGGTCAGGAGCTGACTCCTGGTGGTCATTACGAGGAGTTCGGTTATCGGATGTGA